A section of the Spirosoma pollinicola genome encodes:
- the fabF gene encoding beta-ketoacyl-ACP synthase II, translating into MLHRVVITGMGALTPLGHDVPTFWQNVVAGQSGAARITRFDASLFRTQFACELKNYTASAYLSHQDIKRTDRFTQYALIAADQAIADSGFDLGQMDPFDVGVIWGSGQGGMDVFEEQVSEYVRGDGHPRFSPFFVPKLIINMASGMISIRHGYMGINYTTVSACATSNTALMDAFTYIRLGKAKIIISGGSEAPITPASFGGFSALKAMSTRNDDPTRACRPFDTGRDGFVMGEGAGALVLEEYEHAVQRGATIYGELVGAAMTADAYHMTATHPEGIGALKSMQLALSEARLTIADLDYLNPHATSTPVGDLSEVNAISNLIGHQPTRMRMSATKSTTGHLLGAAGAIEAIICLLSMRDGIIPPTINTTQVDPLIPDTLQIVLNEAIQMPVQTAMSNTFGFGGHNSTLVFQKV; encoded by the coding sequence ATGTTACATCGAGTTGTAATTACGGGTATGGGCGCCCTGACACCGCTGGGCCATGATGTACCCACCTTTTGGCAAAACGTAGTTGCCGGGCAGTCGGGGGCCGCTCGCATCACGCGGTTTGATGCGTCTCTGTTTCGGACTCAGTTTGCCTGTGAGCTTAAAAACTATACCGCATCCGCCTATTTAAGCCACCAGGACATCAAGCGAACCGATCGGTTTACCCAATATGCCCTGATTGCGGCCGATCAGGCTATTGCCGATTCGGGGTTTGACCTGGGCCAGATGGACCCCTTTGATGTGGGTGTTATCTGGGGTTCGGGCCAGGGTGGTATGGACGTATTTGAAGAGCAGGTCAGCGAGTATGTCCGGGGTGACGGGCACCCTCGGTTCAGTCCCTTCTTTGTGCCCAAGCTGATCATCAATATGGCCTCGGGGATGATCTCCATTCGACACGGGTACATGGGTATTAATTACACAACGGTTTCCGCCTGTGCCACCTCCAATACGGCCCTAATGGACGCCTTTACCTATATCCGGCTGGGCAAAGCCAAGATTATCATCAGTGGTGGTTCGGAAGCACCGATCACACCGGCCTCGTTTGGTGGGTTTAGTGCGCTGAAAGCGATGTCTACCCGGAATGATGATCCCACCCGGGCGTGTCGGCCCTTCGATACCGGGCGGGACGGATTTGTGATGGGCGAAGGGGCCGGGGCCTTGGTCTTGGAGGAATACGAACACGCCGTTCAGCGGGGTGCCACCATTTATGGTGAACTGGTCGGAGCAGCCATGACGGCCGATGCCTATCACATGACGGCCACCCATCCGGAGGGTATTGGCGCGCTGAAATCCATGCAACTCGCCTTATCGGAAGCCAGGCTGACGATAGCGGATCTTGATTACCTGAACCCTCATGCCACCTCCACCCCCGTTGGCGATCTGTCGGAGGTCAACGCCATCTCGAACCTGATCGGTCACCAACCAACCCGGATGAGGATGAGTGCCACCAAGTCAACAACGGGTCATTTACTGGGTGCCGCCGGTGCCATCGAAGCCATTATCTGTTTGCTGAGTATGCGGGACGGTATTATTCCGCCGACTATCAATACGACGCAAGTTGATCCCCTCATTCCCGACACTTTACAGATTGTGTTGAACGAAGCGATTCAGATGCCGGTCCAAACGGCGATGAGTAATACATTCGGTTTTGGGGGCCATAATAGTACGCTCGTATTTCAGAAAGTGTAA